A region from the Candidatus Tenderia electrophaga genome encodes:
- the rbcL gene encoding ribulose 1,5-bisphosphate carboxylase (type III RuBisCO; involved in carbon fixation), which yields MAKKYDAGVKEYRDVYWTPDYVPLDTDLLACFKVTPQEGVPNDEAAAAVAAESSTGTWSTVWSELLTDMEFYKGRAYRIEDVPGDKDAFYAFIAYPIDLFEEGSIVNVLTSLVGNVFGFKAVKHLRLEDIRFPIAFVKTCLGPPSGIQVERDKLNKYGRPLLGATIKPKLGLSAKNYGRAVYECLRGGLDLTKDDENVNSQPFMRWQNRFEFVAEAVQKAQQETGETKGHYLNVTANTPEDMYERAEFAKELGQPVIMHDFLTGGFTANSGLAKWCRKSGLLLHIHRAMHAVIDRHPKHGIHFRVLAKCLRLSGGDHLHTGTVVGKLEGDRASTMGYVDQLRESFVPEDRSRGIFFDQDWGSMPGVFAVASGGIHVWHMPALVTIFGDDSILQFGGGTQGHPWGNAAGAAANRVALEACVKARNQGRDLERESREILEGAAQHSPELAMAMETWKEIKFEFETVDKLDIG from the coding sequence ATGGCAAAGAAATATGATGCGGGCGTTAAAGAGTACCGCGATGTGTACTGGACACCGGACTATGTCCCCCTGGATACCGACTTGTTGGCCTGTTTTAAGGTCACCCCGCAGGAAGGTGTGCCCAATGACGAGGCCGCCGCAGCCGTTGCCGCCGAATCATCCACCGGCACCTGGAGTACCGTATGGTCGGAATTGCTGACCGATATGGAGTTCTATAAAGGTCGCGCCTATCGTATTGAAGACGTGCCCGGCGACAAAGACGCCTTTTATGCCTTTATTGCCTATCCCATCGATCTGTTCGAAGAAGGTTCCATCGTCAACGTGCTGACCTCCCTGGTCGGTAACGTATTCGGCTTCAAGGCGGTCAAGCATCTGCGCCTGGAAGACATCCGTTTCCCCATCGCCTTCGTCAAGACCTGCCTGGGTCCGCCCAGCGGCATCCAGGTGGAGCGCGATAAGCTTAACAAATACGGCCGTCCGCTGCTGGGCGCTACCATTAAACCGAAGCTGGGTCTGTCGGCCAAGAACTACGGCCGTGCCGTGTACGAGTGTCTGCGCGGCGGTCTGGACCTGACCAAGGACGATGAGAACGTCAACTCCCAGCCCTTCATGCGCTGGCAAAACCGTTTCGAATTCGTCGCCGAGGCGGTACAAAAGGCGCAGCAGGAAACCGGCGAGACCAAGGGGCATTACCTCAACGTCACCGCCAACACGCCGGAAGACATGTACGAGCGCGCTGAGTTCGCCAAGGAGCTGGGTCAGCCGGTCATCATGCATGACTTCCTCACCGGCGGCTTCACCGCCAACAGCGGTCTGGCCAAATGGTGCCGCAAGAGCGGCCTGTTGTTGCACATCCACCGTGCCATGCATGCGGTCATCGACCGTCATCCCAAGCACGGCATCCACTTCCGCGTGCTGGCCAAGTGCCTGCGACTGTCCGGTGGCGACCACCTGCACACCGGGACCGTCGTCGGCAAGCTGGAAGGCGACCGCGCCTCCACCATGGGTTACGTGGATCAGCTGCGTGAGTCCTTCGTCCCCGAAGACCGCAGCCGCGGCATCTTCTTCGACCAGGACTGGGGCTCCATGCCCGGCGTCTTCGCCGTCGCCTCCGGCGGTATTCACGTCTGGCACATGCCCGCCCTGGTCACCATCTTCGGTGATGACTCCATCCTGCAGTTCGGTGGGGGTACGCAGGGCCACCCCTGGGGTAACGCCGCCGGCGCCGCCGCCAACCGTGTCGCCCTCGAGGCCTGTGTCAAGGCGCGTAATCAAGGCCGCGACCTGGAACGCGAATCGCGCGAAATCCTGGAAGGTGCCGCCCAGCACAGTCCCGAGCTGGCCATGGCCATGGAGACCTGGAAAGAGATCAAGTTCGAATTCGAAACCGTGGACAAACTCGATATCGGCTGA
- a CDS encoding ribulose 1,5-bisphosphate carboxylase small subunit, with translation MQNTPTQMGDYRTQETLETFSFLPPLTQEEVYEQINYMLGEGLTPAIEHEEPAKANNHYWTMWKLPFFGERDLGNVVAELEACHRNYPDHHVRLIGYDNYAQSQGVCFVVYRAKSW, from the coding sequence ATGCAAAACACACCCACTCAAATGGGCGATTACCGCACCCAAGAGACCCTGGAGACCTTCTCTTTCCTGCCGCCGCTGACGCAGGAAGAGGTCTATGAGCAGATCAACTATATGCTCGGCGAAGGCCTGACGCCCGCCATCGAGCACGAAGAGCCGGCCAAGGCCAATAATCATTACTGGACCATGTGGAAGCTGCCCTTCTTCGGTGAGCGCGATCTGGGCAATGTGGTCGCCGAATTGGAGGCCTGTCACCGCAACTACCCGGATCATCACGTGCGCCTGATCGGTTACGACAACTATGCCCAAAGCCAGGGCGTTTGTTTCGTCGTCTATCGTGCCAAGAGCTGGTAA